The following proteins are encoded in a genomic region of Gossypium hirsutum isolate 1008001.06 chromosome D05, Gossypium_hirsutum_v2.1, whole genome shotgun sequence:
- the LOC107924046 gene encoding B3 domain-containing protein Os07g0563300 isoform X2 has protein sequence MTSTPGAASSSKICFNSDCKDLKSEIPRKGWRLRTGEFAELCDRCAFAFEEGRFCDTFHLNASGWRTCESCGKRVHCGCIVSVHAFTLLDAGGIECVACARKNVVMGSSSSWSPSLIFHSSLSERFKEYSAKGWTQLAGSGPVPWRQAPSLFNSPVTQPELHSRVPYEVDLSTGIDRLNVCDRLSTPSLEKKKVEDFSERLMNGTWKPGTRDIHEKGNAGINCEEQHNPCLTKFQSSLKEEPNPQFGLAVSYTSPDEANGQNGVSGTHLRPNPQPPLAKQFHSNLQNGTDSSGETQIRNGRPRPDGRGKNNLFPRYWPRFTDQDLQQITGDSNSVITPLFEKMLSASDAGRIGRLVLPKKCAEAHFPPISQPEGLPLKVQDSKGKEWIFQFRFWPNNNSRMYVLEGVTPCIQNMQVQAGDVVTFSRLEPGGKLVMGFRKASTASASDQDNEAKNSNGLSMHGDAEMADPTSWSKVDKSGYIAKEALGAKVAVSRKRKNSMLGSKSKRLRIDNEDLIELKLTWEEAQGLLRPPANHVASVVVIEGFEFEEYEDAPILGKPTIFATDNMGEKIQWAQCEDCFKWRRLPSNVLLPSKWTCSSNSWDPERSSCSAIQELTAEQLENLLPQCNPAASKKMKAAKQETENVDALEGLDTLANLAILGEGESLPTSSQATTKHPRHRPGCSCIVCIQPPSGKGPKHKQTCTCNVCETVKRRFRTLMMRREKKQSQKEAETTSKKQQTSLPDKVPDDDPPPCTNAENSSPKPIKIASEGSEDDPNRVKSSILPFKGQIDLNIQPEREEELSPGSDSGSMMRLLQDATDKHLRQQSTLTSGGNSNSEVSQTQPGGGPEGEKISNSVNLGASHQDIDRDHPVFSIKTSAPTSATG, from the exons ATGACGTCAACTCCGGGAGCAGCTTCGTCTTCAAAGATTTGCTTCAATTCGGACTGCAAGGACTTGAAATCGGAAATACCGAGGAAAGGCTGGCGGCTGCGAACGGGAGAGTTCGCTGAGCTCTGTGATCGATGCGC TTTTGCTTTTGAGGAGGGAAGATTTTGTGATACTTTTCACTTGAATGCTTCTGGTTGGAGGACCTGTGAGTCATGTGGGAAG CGGGTTCATTGCGGATGCATTGTTTCAGTTCATGCGTTTACTTTGTTGGATGCTGGAGGAATAGAATGCGTAGCGTGTGCGAGGAAAAATGTTGTTATG GGATCAAGTTCTTCCTGGTCACCATCTTTGATTTTCCATTCATCTTTGTCTGAGAGATTTAAAGAGTATTCTGCTAAAGGCTGGACTCAGTTAGCTGGTTCGGGCCCTGTACCTTGGCGGCAAGCACCGAGTTTGTTCAATTCTCCAGTTACCCAGCCTGAGTTGCACTCTAGAGTGCCCTATGAAGTTGACTTATCCACTGGCATTGACAGATTAAATGTCTGCGACAGATTATCCACTCCTTCCCTGGAAAAGAAGAAAGTCGAGGACTTCTCTGAAAGGTTAATGAATGGAACCTGGAAGCCTGGAACTCGGGATATACATGAGAAGGGAAATGCAG GAATCAATTGCGAGGAACAGCATAATCCATGTTTGACTAAATTTCAGTCTTCTCTAAAGGAGGAACCTAATCCACAATTTGGTTTAGCTGTATCTTATACATCTCCAGATGAAGCAAATGGTCAAAATGGGGTCTCTGGCACTCATTTGCGACCAAACCCTCAACCTCCACTTGCCAAGCAATTTCATAGTAATCTTCAAAATGGGACTGACTCGTCAGGTGAAACTCAGATTCGAAATGGGAGGCCTCGACCAGATGGCCGTGgaaaaaacaatttatttcctCGTTATTGGCCTAGGTTTACTGACCAAGATCTGCAACAAATAACTGGAGA TTCAAATTCTGTAATCACTCCTTTGTTTGAGAAAATGTTGAGTGCTAGTGATGCTGGGCGAATTGGACGTCTGGTGCTACCAAAAAAATGTGCGGAG GCTCATTTCCCGCCGATATCTCAGCCAGAAGGTTTACCTCTTAAAGTCCAGGATTCAAAAGGAAAGGAATGGATATTTCAATTCCGCTTCTGGCCCAACAACAATAGCAGAATGTATGTTTTAGAGGGGGTTACTCCTTGCATACAGAACATGCAAGTGCAAGCGGGTGACGTAG TCACATTTAGTCGGTTAGAGCCTGGAGGGAAGTTGGTCATGGGTTTCAGAAAGGCTTCAACTGCTTCAGCATCCGATCAG GACAATGAAGCCAAAAATAGCAATGGACTTTCTATGCATGGAGAT GCTGAAATGGCAGATCCTACCTCATGGTCAAAAGTTGATAAGTCAGGGTACATAGCAAAGGAAGCATTAGGAGCCAAAGTTGCAGTTTCCAGAAAGAGGAAGAATAGCATGCTAGGTTCAAAGAGTAAGCGCCTAAGAATTGATAATGAAGACCTTATAGAGCTGAAACTAACATGGGAAGAAGCTCAAGGGCTGCTACGTCCACCTGCTAATCATGTAGCTAGTGTTGTAGTCATTGAAGGTTTTGAGTTTGAAGAATACGAG GATGCACCGATTCTTGGGAAGCCAACAATATTTGCTACTGATAATATGGG GGAAAAGATTCAATGGGCTCAATGCGAAGATTGTTTTAAGTGGCGTAGATTGCCTTCCAATGTTCTTCTTCCTTCCAAATGGACCTGTTCCAGTAACTCATGGGATCCAGAAAG ATCTTCTTGTTCAGCCATTCAAGAATTGACTGCCGAACAGCTGGAAAATCTGCTTCCACAATGTAATCCAG CTGCTTCAAAGAAAATGAAGGCTGCTAAACAGGAAACGGAAAACGTTGATGCTTTAGAGGGGCTCGACACCCTTGCGAACTTAGCTATCTTGGGAGAGGGTGAGTCTCTCCCTACTTCATCTCAGGCCACCACAAAGCACCCCCGACACAGACCTGGCTGCTCGTGCATCGTATGCATTCAGCCCCCGAGTGGGAAAGGCCCCAAACACAAGCAGACATGTACTTGTAATGTCTGTGAAACAGTGAAGAGACGCTTCCGCACCCTCATGATGCGGCGTGAGAAGAAACAGTCACAAAAAGAAGCTGAAACCACTAGCAAGAAGCAGCAAACTTCGTTGCCTGATAAAGTACCAGATGATGACCCTCCGCCTTGCACTAATGCAGAAAATAGCAGTCCAAAGCCGATAAAGATTGCCAGCGAGGGTTCAGAAGATGATCCTAATAGAGTAAAATCCTCAATTTTACCCTTTAAAGGCCAAATTGACTTGAACATCCAGCCAGAGCGGGAAGAAGAGTTGTCACCTGGTTCGGATTCTGGCAGCATGATGAGATTGCTTCAAGATGCTACAGACAAACACCTTAGACAGCAAAGCACGTTGACCTCAGGTGGTAACAGTAATTCAGAAGTCAGCCAGACACAACCTGGTGGTGGCCCAGAAGGAGAAAAAATTAGCAACAGTGTCAACCTCGGAGCCAGTCATCAAGATATTGACAGGGACCATCCAGTTTTCTCCATTAAAACATCTGCACCCACGTCAGCCACTGGTTAA
- the LOC107924046 gene encoding B3 domain-containing protein Os07g0563300 isoform X1 has protein sequence MTSTPGAASSSKICFNSDCKDLKSEIPRKGWRLRTGEFAELCDRCAFAFEEGRFCDTFHLNASGWRTCESCGKRVHCGCIVSVHAFTLLDAGGIECVACARKNVVMGSSSSWSPSLIFHSSLSERFKEYSAKGWTQLAGSGPVPWRQAPSLFNSPVTQPELHSRVPYEVDLSTGIDRLNVCDRLSTPSLEKKKVEDFSERLMNGTWKPGTRDIHEKGNAGSENFPCINHGINCEEQHNPCLTKFQSSLKEEPNPQFGLAVSYTSPDEANGQNGVSGTHLRPNPQPPLAKQFHSNLQNGTDSSGETQIRNGRPRPDGRGKNNLFPRYWPRFTDQDLQQITGDSNSVITPLFEKMLSASDAGRIGRLVLPKKCAEAHFPPISQPEGLPLKVQDSKGKEWIFQFRFWPNNNSRMYVLEGVTPCIQNMQVQAGDVVTFSRLEPGGKLVMGFRKASTASASDQDNEAKNSNGLSMHGDAEMADPTSWSKVDKSGYIAKEALGAKVAVSRKRKNSMLGSKSKRLRIDNEDLIELKLTWEEAQGLLRPPANHVASVVVIEGFEFEEYEDAPILGKPTIFATDNMGEKIQWAQCEDCFKWRRLPSNVLLPSKWTCSSNSWDPERSSCSAIQELTAEQLENLLPQCNPAASKKMKAAKQETENVDALEGLDTLANLAILGEGESLPTSSQATTKHPRHRPGCSCIVCIQPPSGKGPKHKQTCTCNVCETVKRRFRTLMMRREKKQSQKEAETTSKKQQTSLPDKVPDDDPPPCTNAENSSPKPIKIASEGSEDDPNRVKSSILPFKGQIDLNIQPEREEELSPGSDSGSMMRLLQDATDKHLRQQSTLTSGGNSNSEVSQTQPGGGPEGEKISNSVNLGASHQDIDRDHPVFSIKTSAPTSATG, from the exons ATGACGTCAACTCCGGGAGCAGCTTCGTCTTCAAAGATTTGCTTCAATTCGGACTGCAAGGACTTGAAATCGGAAATACCGAGGAAAGGCTGGCGGCTGCGAACGGGAGAGTTCGCTGAGCTCTGTGATCGATGCGC TTTTGCTTTTGAGGAGGGAAGATTTTGTGATACTTTTCACTTGAATGCTTCTGGTTGGAGGACCTGTGAGTCATGTGGGAAG CGGGTTCATTGCGGATGCATTGTTTCAGTTCATGCGTTTACTTTGTTGGATGCTGGAGGAATAGAATGCGTAGCGTGTGCGAGGAAAAATGTTGTTATG GGATCAAGTTCTTCCTGGTCACCATCTTTGATTTTCCATTCATCTTTGTCTGAGAGATTTAAAGAGTATTCTGCTAAAGGCTGGACTCAGTTAGCTGGTTCGGGCCCTGTACCTTGGCGGCAAGCACCGAGTTTGTTCAATTCTCCAGTTACCCAGCCTGAGTTGCACTCTAGAGTGCCCTATGAAGTTGACTTATCCACTGGCATTGACAGATTAAATGTCTGCGACAGATTATCCACTCCTTCCCTGGAAAAGAAGAAAGTCGAGGACTTCTCTGAAAGGTTAATGAATGGAACCTGGAAGCCTGGAACTCGGGATATACATGAGAAGGGAAATGCAGGTTCAGAAAATTTTCCTTGTATCAATCATG GAATCAATTGCGAGGAACAGCATAATCCATGTTTGACTAAATTTCAGTCTTCTCTAAAGGAGGAACCTAATCCACAATTTGGTTTAGCTGTATCTTATACATCTCCAGATGAAGCAAATGGTCAAAATGGGGTCTCTGGCACTCATTTGCGACCAAACCCTCAACCTCCACTTGCCAAGCAATTTCATAGTAATCTTCAAAATGGGACTGACTCGTCAGGTGAAACTCAGATTCGAAATGGGAGGCCTCGACCAGATGGCCGTGgaaaaaacaatttatttcctCGTTATTGGCCTAGGTTTACTGACCAAGATCTGCAACAAATAACTGGAGA TTCAAATTCTGTAATCACTCCTTTGTTTGAGAAAATGTTGAGTGCTAGTGATGCTGGGCGAATTGGACGTCTGGTGCTACCAAAAAAATGTGCGGAG GCTCATTTCCCGCCGATATCTCAGCCAGAAGGTTTACCTCTTAAAGTCCAGGATTCAAAAGGAAAGGAATGGATATTTCAATTCCGCTTCTGGCCCAACAACAATAGCAGAATGTATGTTTTAGAGGGGGTTACTCCTTGCATACAGAACATGCAAGTGCAAGCGGGTGACGTAG TCACATTTAGTCGGTTAGAGCCTGGAGGGAAGTTGGTCATGGGTTTCAGAAAGGCTTCAACTGCTTCAGCATCCGATCAG GACAATGAAGCCAAAAATAGCAATGGACTTTCTATGCATGGAGAT GCTGAAATGGCAGATCCTACCTCATGGTCAAAAGTTGATAAGTCAGGGTACATAGCAAAGGAAGCATTAGGAGCCAAAGTTGCAGTTTCCAGAAAGAGGAAGAATAGCATGCTAGGTTCAAAGAGTAAGCGCCTAAGAATTGATAATGAAGACCTTATAGAGCTGAAACTAACATGGGAAGAAGCTCAAGGGCTGCTACGTCCACCTGCTAATCATGTAGCTAGTGTTGTAGTCATTGAAGGTTTTGAGTTTGAAGAATACGAG GATGCACCGATTCTTGGGAAGCCAACAATATTTGCTACTGATAATATGGG GGAAAAGATTCAATGGGCTCAATGCGAAGATTGTTTTAAGTGGCGTAGATTGCCTTCCAATGTTCTTCTTCCTTCCAAATGGACCTGTTCCAGTAACTCATGGGATCCAGAAAG ATCTTCTTGTTCAGCCATTCAAGAATTGACTGCCGAACAGCTGGAAAATCTGCTTCCACAATGTAATCCAG CTGCTTCAAAGAAAATGAAGGCTGCTAAACAGGAAACGGAAAACGTTGATGCTTTAGAGGGGCTCGACACCCTTGCGAACTTAGCTATCTTGGGAGAGGGTGAGTCTCTCCCTACTTCATCTCAGGCCACCACAAAGCACCCCCGACACAGACCTGGCTGCTCGTGCATCGTATGCATTCAGCCCCCGAGTGGGAAAGGCCCCAAACACAAGCAGACATGTACTTGTAATGTCTGTGAAACAGTGAAGAGACGCTTCCGCACCCTCATGATGCGGCGTGAGAAGAAACAGTCACAAAAAGAAGCTGAAACCACTAGCAAGAAGCAGCAAACTTCGTTGCCTGATAAAGTACCAGATGATGACCCTCCGCCTTGCACTAATGCAGAAAATAGCAGTCCAAAGCCGATAAAGATTGCCAGCGAGGGTTCAGAAGATGATCCTAATAGAGTAAAATCCTCAATTTTACCCTTTAAAGGCCAAATTGACTTGAACATCCAGCCAGAGCGGGAAGAAGAGTTGTCACCTGGTTCGGATTCTGGCAGCATGATGAGATTGCTTCAAGATGCTACAGACAAACACCTTAGACAGCAAAGCACGTTGACCTCAGGTGGTAACAGTAATTCAGAAGTCAGCCAGACACAACCTGGTGGTGGCCCAGAAGGAGAAAAAATTAGCAACAGTGTCAACCTCGGAGCCAGTCATCAAGATATTGACAGGGACCATCCAGTTTTCTCCATTAAAACATCTGCACCCACGTCAGCCACTGGTTAA
- the LOC107924046 gene encoding B3 domain-containing protein Os07g0563300 isoform X4, giving the protein MRRVHCGCIVSVHAFTLLDAGGIECVACARKNVVMGSSSSWSPSLIFHSSLSERFKEYSAKGWTQLAGSGPVPWRQAPSLFNSPVTQPELHSRVPYEVDLSTGIDRLNVCDRLSTPSLEKKKVEDFSERLMNGTWKPGTRDIHEKGNAGINCEEQHNPCLTKFQSSLKEEPNPQFGLAVSYTSPDEANGQNGVSGTHLRPNPQPPLAKQFHSNLQNGTDSSGETQIRNGRPRPDGRGKNNLFPRYWPRFTDQDLQQITGDSNSVITPLFEKMLSASDAGRIGRLVLPKKCAEAHFPPISQPEGLPLKVQDSKGKEWIFQFRFWPNNNSRMYVLEGVTPCIQNMQVQAGDVVTFSRLEPGGKLVMGFRKASTASASDQDNEAKNSNGLSMHGDAEMADPTSWSKVDKSGYIAKEALGAKVAVSRKRKNSMLGSKSKRLRIDNEDLIELKLTWEEAQGLLRPPANHVASVVVIEGFEFEEYEDAPILGKPTIFATDNMGEKIQWAQCEDCFKWRRLPSNVLLPSKWTCSSNSWDPERSSCSAIQELTAEQLENLLPQCNPAASKKMKAAKQETENVDALEGLDTLANLAILGEGESLPTSSQATTKHPRHRPGCSCIVCIQPPSGKGPKHKQTCTCNVCETVKRRFRTLMMRREKKQSQKEAETTSKKQQTSLPDKVPDDDPPPCTNAENSSPKPIKIASEGSEDDPNRVKSSILPFKGQIDLNIQPEREEELSPGSDSGSMMRLLQDATDKHLRQQSTLTSGGNSNSEVSQTQPGGGPEGEKISNSVNLGASHQDIDRDHPVFSIKTSAPTSATG; this is encoded by the exons ATGCGC CGGGTTCATTGCGGATGCATTGTTTCAGTTCATGCGTTTACTTTGTTGGATGCTGGAGGAATAGAATGCGTAGCGTGTGCGAGGAAAAATGTTGTTATG GGATCAAGTTCTTCCTGGTCACCATCTTTGATTTTCCATTCATCTTTGTCTGAGAGATTTAAAGAGTATTCTGCTAAAGGCTGGACTCAGTTAGCTGGTTCGGGCCCTGTACCTTGGCGGCAAGCACCGAGTTTGTTCAATTCTCCAGTTACCCAGCCTGAGTTGCACTCTAGAGTGCCCTATGAAGTTGACTTATCCACTGGCATTGACAGATTAAATGTCTGCGACAGATTATCCACTCCTTCCCTGGAAAAGAAGAAAGTCGAGGACTTCTCTGAAAGGTTAATGAATGGAACCTGGAAGCCTGGAACTCGGGATATACATGAGAAGGGAAATGCAG GAATCAATTGCGAGGAACAGCATAATCCATGTTTGACTAAATTTCAGTCTTCTCTAAAGGAGGAACCTAATCCACAATTTGGTTTAGCTGTATCTTATACATCTCCAGATGAAGCAAATGGTCAAAATGGGGTCTCTGGCACTCATTTGCGACCAAACCCTCAACCTCCACTTGCCAAGCAATTTCATAGTAATCTTCAAAATGGGACTGACTCGTCAGGTGAAACTCAGATTCGAAATGGGAGGCCTCGACCAGATGGCCGTGgaaaaaacaatttatttcctCGTTATTGGCCTAGGTTTACTGACCAAGATCTGCAACAAATAACTGGAGA TTCAAATTCTGTAATCACTCCTTTGTTTGAGAAAATGTTGAGTGCTAGTGATGCTGGGCGAATTGGACGTCTGGTGCTACCAAAAAAATGTGCGGAG GCTCATTTCCCGCCGATATCTCAGCCAGAAGGTTTACCTCTTAAAGTCCAGGATTCAAAAGGAAAGGAATGGATATTTCAATTCCGCTTCTGGCCCAACAACAATAGCAGAATGTATGTTTTAGAGGGGGTTACTCCTTGCATACAGAACATGCAAGTGCAAGCGGGTGACGTAG TCACATTTAGTCGGTTAGAGCCTGGAGGGAAGTTGGTCATGGGTTTCAGAAAGGCTTCAACTGCTTCAGCATCCGATCAG GACAATGAAGCCAAAAATAGCAATGGACTTTCTATGCATGGAGAT GCTGAAATGGCAGATCCTACCTCATGGTCAAAAGTTGATAAGTCAGGGTACATAGCAAAGGAAGCATTAGGAGCCAAAGTTGCAGTTTCCAGAAAGAGGAAGAATAGCATGCTAGGTTCAAAGAGTAAGCGCCTAAGAATTGATAATGAAGACCTTATAGAGCTGAAACTAACATGGGAAGAAGCTCAAGGGCTGCTACGTCCACCTGCTAATCATGTAGCTAGTGTTGTAGTCATTGAAGGTTTTGAGTTTGAAGAATACGAG GATGCACCGATTCTTGGGAAGCCAACAATATTTGCTACTGATAATATGGG GGAAAAGATTCAATGGGCTCAATGCGAAGATTGTTTTAAGTGGCGTAGATTGCCTTCCAATGTTCTTCTTCCTTCCAAATGGACCTGTTCCAGTAACTCATGGGATCCAGAAAG ATCTTCTTGTTCAGCCATTCAAGAATTGACTGCCGAACAGCTGGAAAATCTGCTTCCACAATGTAATCCAG CTGCTTCAAAGAAAATGAAGGCTGCTAAACAGGAAACGGAAAACGTTGATGCTTTAGAGGGGCTCGACACCCTTGCGAACTTAGCTATCTTGGGAGAGGGTGAGTCTCTCCCTACTTCATCTCAGGCCACCACAAAGCACCCCCGACACAGACCTGGCTGCTCGTGCATCGTATGCATTCAGCCCCCGAGTGGGAAAGGCCCCAAACACAAGCAGACATGTACTTGTAATGTCTGTGAAACAGTGAAGAGACGCTTCCGCACCCTCATGATGCGGCGTGAGAAGAAACAGTCACAAAAAGAAGCTGAAACCACTAGCAAGAAGCAGCAAACTTCGTTGCCTGATAAAGTACCAGATGATGACCCTCCGCCTTGCACTAATGCAGAAAATAGCAGTCCAAAGCCGATAAAGATTGCCAGCGAGGGTTCAGAAGATGATCCTAATAGAGTAAAATCCTCAATTTTACCCTTTAAAGGCCAAATTGACTTGAACATCCAGCCAGAGCGGGAAGAAGAGTTGTCACCTGGTTCGGATTCTGGCAGCATGATGAGATTGCTTCAAGATGCTACAGACAAACACCTTAGACAGCAAAGCACGTTGACCTCAGGTGGTAACAGTAATTCAGAAGTCAGCCAGACACAACCTGGTGGTGGCCCAGAAGGAGAAAAAATTAGCAACAGTGTCAACCTCGGAGCCAGTCATCAAGATATTGACAGGGACCATCCAGTTTTCTCCATTAAAACATCTGCACCCACGTCAGCCACTGGTTAA
- the LOC107924046 gene encoding B3 domain-containing protein Os07g0563300 isoform X3, producing the protein MRRVHCGCIVSVHAFTLLDAGGIECVACARKNVVMGSSSSWSPSLIFHSSLSERFKEYSAKGWTQLAGSGPVPWRQAPSLFNSPVTQPELHSRVPYEVDLSTGIDRLNVCDRLSTPSLEKKKVEDFSERLMNGTWKPGTRDIHEKGNAGSENFPCINHGINCEEQHNPCLTKFQSSLKEEPNPQFGLAVSYTSPDEANGQNGVSGTHLRPNPQPPLAKQFHSNLQNGTDSSGETQIRNGRPRPDGRGKNNLFPRYWPRFTDQDLQQITGDSNSVITPLFEKMLSASDAGRIGRLVLPKKCAEAHFPPISQPEGLPLKVQDSKGKEWIFQFRFWPNNNSRMYVLEGVTPCIQNMQVQAGDVVTFSRLEPGGKLVMGFRKASTASASDQDNEAKNSNGLSMHGDAEMADPTSWSKVDKSGYIAKEALGAKVAVSRKRKNSMLGSKSKRLRIDNEDLIELKLTWEEAQGLLRPPANHVASVVVIEGFEFEEYEDAPILGKPTIFATDNMGEKIQWAQCEDCFKWRRLPSNVLLPSKWTCSSNSWDPERSSCSAIQELTAEQLENLLPQCNPAASKKMKAAKQETENVDALEGLDTLANLAILGEGESLPTSSQATTKHPRHRPGCSCIVCIQPPSGKGPKHKQTCTCNVCETVKRRFRTLMMRREKKQSQKEAETTSKKQQTSLPDKVPDDDPPPCTNAENSSPKPIKIASEGSEDDPNRVKSSILPFKGQIDLNIQPEREEELSPGSDSGSMMRLLQDATDKHLRQQSTLTSGGNSNSEVSQTQPGGGPEGEKISNSVNLGASHQDIDRDHPVFSIKTSAPTSATG; encoded by the exons ATGCGC CGGGTTCATTGCGGATGCATTGTTTCAGTTCATGCGTTTACTTTGTTGGATGCTGGAGGAATAGAATGCGTAGCGTGTGCGAGGAAAAATGTTGTTATG GGATCAAGTTCTTCCTGGTCACCATCTTTGATTTTCCATTCATCTTTGTCTGAGAGATTTAAAGAGTATTCTGCTAAAGGCTGGACTCAGTTAGCTGGTTCGGGCCCTGTACCTTGGCGGCAAGCACCGAGTTTGTTCAATTCTCCAGTTACCCAGCCTGAGTTGCACTCTAGAGTGCCCTATGAAGTTGACTTATCCACTGGCATTGACAGATTAAATGTCTGCGACAGATTATCCACTCCTTCCCTGGAAAAGAAGAAAGTCGAGGACTTCTCTGAAAGGTTAATGAATGGAACCTGGAAGCCTGGAACTCGGGATATACATGAGAAGGGAAATGCAGGTTCAGAAAATTTTCCTTGTATCAATCATG GAATCAATTGCGAGGAACAGCATAATCCATGTTTGACTAAATTTCAGTCTTCTCTAAAGGAGGAACCTAATCCACAATTTGGTTTAGCTGTATCTTATACATCTCCAGATGAAGCAAATGGTCAAAATGGGGTCTCTGGCACTCATTTGCGACCAAACCCTCAACCTCCACTTGCCAAGCAATTTCATAGTAATCTTCAAAATGGGACTGACTCGTCAGGTGAAACTCAGATTCGAAATGGGAGGCCTCGACCAGATGGCCGTGgaaaaaacaatttatttcctCGTTATTGGCCTAGGTTTACTGACCAAGATCTGCAACAAATAACTGGAGA TTCAAATTCTGTAATCACTCCTTTGTTTGAGAAAATGTTGAGTGCTAGTGATGCTGGGCGAATTGGACGTCTGGTGCTACCAAAAAAATGTGCGGAG GCTCATTTCCCGCCGATATCTCAGCCAGAAGGTTTACCTCTTAAAGTCCAGGATTCAAAAGGAAAGGAATGGATATTTCAATTCCGCTTCTGGCCCAACAACAATAGCAGAATGTATGTTTTAGAGGGGGTTACTCCTTGCATACAGAACATGCAAGTGCAAGCGGGTGACGTAG TCACATTTAGTCGGTTAGAGCCTGGAGGGAAGTTGGTCATGGGTTTCAGAAAGGCTTCAACTGCTTCAGCATCCGATCAG GACAATGAAGCCAAAAATAGCAATGGACTTTCTATGCATGGAGAT GCTGAAATGGCAGATCCTACCTCATGGTCAAAAGTTGATAAGTCAGGGTACATAGCAAAGGAAGCATTAGGAGCCAAAGTTGCAGTTTCCAGAAAGAGGAAGAATAGCATGCTAGGTTCAAAGAGTAAGCGCCTAAGAATTGATAATGAAGACCTTATAGAGCTGAAACTAACATGGGAAGAAGCTCAAGGGCTGCTACGTCCACCTGCTAATCATGTAGCTAGTGTTGTAGTCATTGAAGGTTTTGAGTTTGAAGAATACGAG GATGCACCGATTCTTGGGAAGCCAACAATATTTGCTACTGATAATATGGG GGAAAAGATTCAATGGGCTCAATGCGAAGATTGTTTTAAGTGGCGTAGATTGCCTTCCAATGTTCTTCTTCCTTCCAAATGGACCTGTTCCAGTAACTCATGGGATCCAGAAAG ATCTTCTTGTTCAGCCATTCAAGAATTGACTGCCGAACAGCTGGAAAATCTGCTTCCACAATGTAATCCAG CTGCTTCAAAGAAAATGAAGGCTGCTAAACAGGAAACGGAAAACGTTGATGCTTTAGAGGGGCTCGACACCCTTGCGAACTTAGCTATCTTGGGAGAGGGTGAGTCTCTCCCTACTTCATCTCAGGCCACCACAAAGCACCCCCGACACAGACCTGGCTGCTCGTGCATCGTATGCATTCAGCCCCCGAGTGGGAAAGGCCCCAAACACAAGCAGACATGTACTTGTAATGTCTGTGAAACAGTGAAGAGACGCTTCCGCACCCTCATGATGCGGCGTGAGAAGAAACAGTCACAAAAAGAAGCTGAAACCACTAGCAAGAAGCAGCAAACTTCGTTGCCTGATAAAGTACCAGATGATGACCCTCCGCCTTGCACTAATGCAGAAAATAGCAGTCCAAAGCCGATAAAGATTGCCAGCGAGGGTTCAGAAGATGATCCTAATAGAGTAAAATCCTCAATTTTACCCTTTAAAGGCCAAATTGACTTGAACATCCAGCCAGAGCGGGAAGAAGAGTTGTCACCTGGTTCGGATTCTGGCAGCATGATGAGATTGCTTCAAGATGCTACAGACAAACACCTTAGACAGCAAAGCACGTTGACCTCAGGTGGTAACAGTAATTCAGAAGTCAGCCAGACACAACCTGGTGGTGGCCCAGAAGGAGAAAAAATTAGCAACAGTGTCAACCTCGGAGCCAGTCATCAAGATATTGACAGGGACCATCCAGTTTTCTCCATTAAAACATCTGCACCCACGTCAGCCACTGGTTAA